In Nocardioides sp. W7, the genomic stretch GCCATCAACCCGGTCATCGCCCTCGAGCTGCTCGCCCGCGGCACCTGGAGCGGGGTCGGCGTGCTCGGCCCGGAGGCGTTCGACGCCGTACCGTTCCTGGAGCTGTTGACCGAGTACGGCAGCCCGTGGGGCCAGCAGGAGCTGACTCCCTAGGGCCTAGCCCACCTTGCGGTACTTGCGGTGCATGGTCTGCCGGGTGACGCCGAGCAGCGTGCCGATCTCGGCCCAGCTCAGGCCGGTGACGCGCGCCCGGCGTACGGCGACCTCCTCGCGCCGGGACAGGTCGCGCTTGGCCTCGGCCACCGCCGCGAGCTCGCCGACGATGCCGTCGTCGTCCTGGGTGCCGGTCGTGATCTCCATGGCGTCAGCATATGCTGACGTCGGTCCACATTCCAGGGTGCTGCTTCGCCCGCGTGGACAGAGGCGTCACCATGGCACCGATGACGACGCACACCCCGACCGAGGTCCTCTCCCGGGTCTTCGGCTACGACACC encodes the following:
- a CDS encoding sigma factor-like helix-turn-helix DNA-binding protein, producing the protein MEITTGTQDDDGIVGELAAVAEAKRDLSRREEVAVRRARVTGLSWAEIGTLLGVTRQTMHRKYRKVG